In Halomonas denitrificans, the genomic stretch CAGGTTACGAGTACTCATGCGTGGAAACGGCTCCAGAGGTCGTTCAGTGATTGTCGAAGTTCTGCGTTGTCGATGGCGGCTGCGCCGGGCAATGCCCGGACCACGAAGTCCAGCGCGGCAAGTCCGGGTCGCTGCAGCCGGAACGACTCCCGTATCTGGCGGCGTACGCGGTTGCGTTCAACCGCGTTGCGCGCCACGCGGCGCGACACGGTCATCCCCAGGCGCGCGGACGCGCCCGGGACGTCCGGGACGAGGTAATGGATTCGGAAGTAGCGGCCCGACCGTGCCTTGCGCGAGGCGAAGACCCGGTCAAAGGCCCGGGCCCCGGTCAGCCGGGCGTCCCGGGGCAGGCGCAGATCATTCGGCATCGGGGAGTCAACGCGAGCCGGGTGCCGAGCGCGCCGGACGGGTGTTAGGCGGACAGGCGCTTGCGGCCGCGGGCGCGACGGGCGTTGATGATGGCCCGACCCGAGCGGGTCGCCATGCGTGCGCGGAAGCCGTGCCGACGGGCACGCTTGATCCGGCTGGGCTGGAAAGTACGCTTCATGATTGCAATCCTTGGAATTCGGCTTCGAGTGCCATTCGTGTTCGATTGGTGCTTGCTTGATTCGTCGGCCCGGGCACCGCGAGGGCCGAAAAAGACTGCGAAGTATACCCCGACGCGGCGCTCGGGAGCAAGTCGGTCGCGCCTGCGTCCGTCGGGAACCGGACCACGTGGACAATTGGGCGGGGCTTGCCTAGACTGACCTGCCGGCGCGGCCTGTATCCTGACCGATTCGACACCGCCGCACGCCCGCCCTGGATCCGATCGATGCACGACGACCCGTCACAACTCTGGCACGCCTGCCTCGAACG encodes the following:
- the rnpA gene encoding ribonuclease P protein component, whose translation is MPNDLRLPRDARLTGARAFDRVFASRKARSGRYFRIHYLVPDVPGASARLGMTVSRRVARNAVERNRVRRQIRESFRLQRPGLAALDFVVRALPGAAAIDNAELRQSLNDLWSRFHA
- the rpmH gene encoding 50S ribosomal protein L34, producing the protein MKRTFQPSRIKRARRHGFRARMATRSGRAIINARRARGRKRLSA